The following proteins are encoded in a genomic region of Triticum dicoccoides isolate Atlit2015 ecotype Zavitan chromosome 1B, WEW_v2.0, whole genome shotgun sequence:
- the LOC119350945 gene encoding polygalacturonase At1g48100-like, whose translation MDVLNGLFGGNVTNVLHMHLGIPAYLWWNQTKELNAARDMHIAMIIAQIKEPSKKMPELGARVLERAASEVFTAKQGLDSVVAGELVLEQDTDRYEAADAEMSKGLAVLLLLVSLALSSGVGFCDARSGKHWRQNRGPSSSSMFRRKGKGKNGGGSPSHSHRQYGKGRQSPAMPAPPSPGGGHGYASPSPPPPSLPPQAPSVPRSPPPPLPPSLPPQAPPSDEPSQGTVFSVVALGARGDGVTDDTQAFEAAWAAACKVEASTVLVPPELEFVVGPISFSGPNCKPNILFQLDGTISAKTGARAWGSGLLQWLEFTKLNGISIQGSGVINGQGKEWWTYSDSNDDDDDMDSYTDQELEKMPQIKPTALRFYGSSDVRVTGISIINSPQCHLKFDSCQGVMVHNLTISSPENSPNTDGIHLQNSKDVNIHHTDLACGDDCISIQTGCSDVNIHNVNCGPGHGISIGGLGRYNTKACVSNITVRDVNMFKTMTGVRIKTWQGGSGLVQGIRFSNIHMSEVQTPIMIDQFYCDKTSCTNQTSAVAVSGVQYENIRGTFTIKPAHFACSDSSPCSEITLTGIQLRPLVVPQYHTCSSPFCWQAFGELYTPTIPPISCLQLGKPAGNRVLSDHDQC comes from the exons ATAAAGGAGCCATCAAAAAAAATGCCGGAGCTGGGAGCAAGGGTGCTAGAACGGGCAGCAAGTGAGGTGTTCACAGCCAAGCAAGG GTTGGATTCCGTCGTCGCTGGTGAACTTGTGTTGG AACAAGATACTGATCGATACGAAGCTGCAGACGCAGAGATGAGCAAAGGTCTCGCCGTCCTGCTACTCCTCGTCTCGCTTGCTCTGAGCTCCGGCGTCGGCTTCTGCGACGCGAGGAGCGGCAAGCACTGGAGGCAGAACAGAGGACCCTCCTCCAGCTCCATGTTCAGAAGGAAAGGAAAAGGGAAGAACGGCGGCGGTTCCCCTTCCCACAGCCACAGGCAGTACGGCAAAGGGCGTCAGAGTCCTGCAATGCCAGCGCCGCCAAGTCCAGGCGGTGGTCATGGCTATGCGTCGCCGTCTCCACCACCGCCATCGCTGCCACCACAAGCACCGTCTGTGCCACGGTCGCCGCCACCACCTCTGCCCCCGTCGTTGCCGCCACAAGCACCGCCATCGGACGAGCCGTCGCAGGGCACGGTGTTCAGCGTGGTTGCTTTAGGAGCGCGGGGTGACGGAGTTACGGATGATACTCAG GCTTTTGAAGCAGCATGGGCAGCAGCGTGCAAGGTGGAGGCATCGACGGTTCTTGTACCACCTGAACTCGAGTTCGTTGTTGGCCCAATCTCATTTTCGGGGCCTAACTGCAAACCTAACATTCTGTTCCAG CTGGATGGAACCATTTCGGCTAAAACTGGCGCGAGAGCGTGGGGCTCCGGTTTGCTTCAGTGGCTCGAGTTCACAAAACTAAATGGGATATCAATTCAAGGCAGTGGTGTCATAAATGGTCAGGGTAAAGAATGGTGGACCTATTCAGAttcaaatgatgatgatgatgatatggacTCA TACACTGATCAGGAGCTGGAGAAGATGCCACAGATTAAACCCACG GCGCTAAGGTTTTACGGCAGTTCCGATGTCAGAGTAACTGGTATCAGCATCATCAACAGCCCGCAGTGCCATCTGAAGTTCGATAGCTGTCAGGGAGTCATGGTTCATAACCTCACCATCTCTTCCCCTGAGAATAGCCCCAACACTGATGGAATACACCTGCAAAACTCCAAGGATGTCAACATTCACCACACTGACCTGGCCTGCG GTGATGACTGCATCTCCATCCAGACAGGCTGCAGCGACGTAAACATACATAATGTGAACTGCGGACCAGGCCATGGGATCAGCATTGGTGGCCTAGGGAGGTACAACACCAAGGCATGTGTCTCCAACATCACTGTAAGAGATGTCAACATGTTCAAAACAATGACCGGTGTCAGGATCAAGACTTGGCAG GGTGGCTCAGGGCTGGTCCAGGGCATAAGGTTCTCCAACATACACATGTCAGAGGTTCAGACGCCCATCATGATCGACCAGTTCTACTGCGACAAAACATCGTGCACGAACCAGACCTCGGCGGTGGCGGTCTCGGGCGTGCAGTACGAGAACATCCGGGGGACTTTCACGATCAAGCCCGCCCATTTCGCGTGCAGCGACAGCTCGCCGTGTTCGGAGATCACCCTGACCGGGATACAACTGAGACCCCTGGTAGTGCCTCAGTACCACACATGCAGCAGCCCCTTCTGCTGGCAGGCCTTCGGGGAGCTGTACACTCCCACCATCCCTCCTATTTCATGCTTGCAGCTCGGCAAGCCGGCCGGGAACCGCGTGCTGTCGGACCACGATCAGTGCTGA